A genomic stretch from Kogia breviceps isolate mKogBre1 chromosome 1, mKogBre1 haplotype 1, whole genome shotgun sequence includes:
- the LSM10 gene encoding U7 snRNA-associated Sm-like protein LSm10 — MAVSHSVKERTISENSLIVLLQGLQGQVTTVDLRDESMARGRIDNVDAFMNIRLAQVTYTDRWGHQVELDDLFVTGRNVRYVHIPDDVNITATIEQQLQVIHRVRNFGGKGKGRREFPSKHYK; from the coding sequence ATGGCAGTGAGCCACTCAGTGAAGGAGCGGACCATCTCCGAGAACAGCCTGATCGTCCTGCTGCAGGGCCTCCAGGGCCAGGTCACCACCGTGGACCTGCGGGATGAGAGCATGGCCCGCGGACGCATAGACAACGTGGATGCTTTCATGAACATCCGCCTGGCCCAGGTCACCTACACGGACCGTTGGGGGCATCAGGTCGAGCTGGATGACCTCTTTGTGACAGGCCGGAATGTCCGTTACGTCCACATCCCCGATGATGTGAACATCACCGCGACCATTGAGCAGCAGCTGCAGGTCATCCATCGGGTGCGCAACTTTGGCGGCAAGGGGAAAGGCCGGCGGGAATTTCCCTCCAAACACTATAAGTGA